The window GCAACCGCGTCCATGTGCTCCAGGAAAACGGGCGGGAAGATTTGGCGCCGTCCATCTCCCGATGGATCGCCGATGCAGGGCTTCCGGTCCTTGCGATCCATCGCAGGCCCCTCGGACTCGAAGACGTTTTCGTTCGGCTGCTGAACCGGCAGGAGACTCCGGATCGAAGCGGCCGGCCACTGGGCGCCGACAGGCGGGACTTTCCCTTCGATCGGGCCGTTTCCATCCGGAATCTGACCCGTCGCTTCGGAGACTTTGTCGCCGTCGATCACATCGACCTCGATGTCCGAAAAGGGGAAATCTTCGGTTTTCTTGGGCCGAACGGGGCAGGCAAAAGCACGACGATCCGGATGCTCTGCGGGCTGCTGGCGCCAAGCGAGGGCAGCGGCCAGGTAGCGGGATTCGATATCGGCACCCAGGCCGAAGAGATCAAACAGCGGATCGGCTACATGAGCCAGAAGTTCTCGCTGTATGACGATCTGACGGTTCAGGAAAACCTGGCCTTTTATGGCGGCATTTATGGGCTGAAGAATGCTGCCCTCCGGGATCGTATTCGTTGGGCCTTGCAAACGACCGGGCTGGATGCCGTATCCAATACGCCCACCCGGAGCCTCGCCTCGGGCATCAAACAGCGGCTGGCCCTGTGCAGCGCGCTGCTGCACGAGCCGCCCATCGTTTTTTTGGACGAGCCTACCAGCGGGGTCGATCCCCTGAGCAGACGACGGTTCTGGGACATGATTCATGAGCTTGCCGAAACCGGGATCAGCATTCTGGTGACCACCCACTATATGGAGGAGTCGGAGTACTGCGACCGGCTGGCCCTGATCTACCGCGGCAGGATTGTGGCGCTGGGAACGGCTGCCGAACTGAAGGAGCGGCTTCGGCACCGAACGATTCTCGACATTCGCTGCACGAATGCGCAGGATGCCCTGGAGGTCGCTGATTCGAGCCGGCATGTCGTCGATGCGGTGCTGTTCGGATCGGGGCTTCATGTGGTCGTGGACGATGTCAATGCGGCAACCGGGGCACTGAGCGAGTTGTTTCGTTCCCGAAATATCCGGATCGATCATATCCAGCCTGTAGCCCCGGACATGGAAGAC of the Desulfatirhabdium butyrativorans DSM 18734 genome contains:
- a CDS encoding ATP-binding cassette domain-containing protein — translated: MTRIPEAHPAIAAEGLTKHYGDRTVVGSLDLAIGAGEIFGLVGPDGAGKTTTLRMMAGLLAPEAGKAWIEGIDVRERVAEAKPLFAYMSQRFGLYPDLSVGENLRFYADLYGVGRRERKERLNELLSFSRLAPFVQRKAGDLSGGMKQKLQLACALIHRPRVLLLDEPTNGVDPLSRRDFWKILHQLLGQGVAILISTAYLDEAERCTRVALLNEGKVLISGTPQAVQKSVPATLLVLQSDRARSVQHLIQDRLRTAQSVLFGNRVHVLQENGREDLAPSISRWIADAGLPVLAIHRRPLGLEDVFVRLLNRQETPDRSGRPLGADRRDFPFDRAVSIRNLTRRFGDFVAVDHIDLDVRKGEIFGFLGPNGAGKSTTIRMLCGLLAPSEGSGQVAGFDIGTQAEEIKQRIGYMSQKFSLYDDLTVQENLAFYGGIYGLKNAALRDRIRWALQTTGLDAVSNTPTRSLASGIKQRLALCSALLHEPPIVFLDEPTSGVDPLSRRRFWDMIHELAETGISILVTTHYMEESEYCDRLALIYRGRIVALGTAAELKERLRHRTILDIRCTNAQDALEVADSSRHVVDAVLFGSGLHVVVDDVNAATGALSELFRSRNIRIDHIQPVAPDMEDVFVSLIEETDRKMDANPIEPNRGME